In Dermacentor silvarum isolate Dsil-2018 chromosome 2, BIME_Dsil_1.4, whole genome shotgun sequence, the following proteins share a genomic window:
- the LOC125943079 gene encoding uncharacterized protein LOC125943079, with translation MWTNDFHAVECVPFVLGGREKFCGRRDEIMRIISVPQLVHYATACMLDQHRRRSTGNSASSFRSHRTVQKWRGLGPQQCPLKGGAPRNADPIRVPAAAWLDAHVRLHRGRVPGGTNEVKS, from the exons atgtggaccaacgattttcatgccgtggagtgtgttccctttgtcttgggtggtcgtgaaaagttttgtggacgtcgcgatgaaataatgcgtattattagcgtgcctcagctcgtccattacgcaacggcatgtatgctggatcaacatcgtcgacgcagcactggcaactcggcgagctcttttcgatctcatcgtactgttcaaaag tggcgaggccttggcccgcaacagtgtccactaaaaggaggagcccccagaaatgcagaccccatacgagtgcctgcagcagcatggctggatgctcatgtcag gcttcaccgtggcagagtaccaggcggaaccaacgaggttaaaagctag